GATGTATGAGATGCGCTTCCCAAATGAAGATTTTTCTGATTTAACGATGGAAGAATTGCGTGGTAAAGAAGGTTCTCGAGTTAGGCGGATATATCGTGAACAATCTAAATTAACTGGTGTTAGCTGGAATAAGAGAGAATATAAAGTTGATAATTTTGAGGATGGAACTCCTATCAATAAGGCGTTGACAGCAGCACACCAGGCTTTGTATGGCTTAAGTTATAGTGTTATCGTAGCTTTAGGTGCTTCACCAGGTTTAGGATTTATTCATACAGGTCATGACTTAGCCTTTGTTTATGATTTTGCAGATCTATACAAGGCTAAGTATTCAATTCCAATTGCTTTTAAAATGACTGCTAAATATGGAAATCAAGATATTGCCACACATACTCGGATTGCAATGAGAGATGAGTTTAAGAAAGGTAAACTATTGGCTAAAATGGTAAAAGATTTGAAAAGTCTTTTATTAAAAGATAGTACTGCCGATATTGAATCTCCTCAAGTAATAATGAGTTTGTGGGATGATCGTGAAGGCCTACAGAAATTTGGCGTTCAGTATCATGAGGCACAGTCATGATTGTGATTACTTTAAGCAAAACTCCACAATCTTTACGTGGAGACCTAACTAAATGGTGTCAAGAAGTTCAAACGGGTGTTTATGTTGGAAACTTTAGTGCACGTATTCGTGATCTTATATGGCAAAGAATCATATCTAATATTGGACAGGGTGAAGCAACGCTAATATATAGTACTAATAATGAATTAGGCTTCGACTTTAAAACTACGCGTCAAGATAAAATGGTGGCTGATTTTGATGGCATACCGCTGATGGTGCATTTAAATAGTCAAAATAAGTTATCTAGCAAAAAGAAATTAGGGTTTAGTAAAGCAGCACAGCATCATAAAGTAAATACTTTTCGATCCCAAGTCCAGGATAAAGCAGATAGTTTAACTTCACTAGCGGTTCTTGATATAGAAACAACAGGACTTAATCTTGAAAAAGATAAGATTATATCAATTGGTGCTATAAAATATCTTGAAAATAATGATTGTGAGAAATTTTATCGATTAATCAAAGTTGATACTGAAGTGCCTGATAATATAGAAAAAATAACCCAGTTAAATAAGGGAGTATTAGCTAATAAAGGAATCGATATCAAAACTGCTTTGCTAGATTTGAGAAAGTTCTTAGCCGATAGGATTGTTGTTGGTT
This is a stretch of genomic DNA from Lactobacillus crispatus. It encodes these proteins:
- the cas2e gene encoding type I-E CRISPR-associated endoribonuclease Cas2e, which codes for MIVITLSKTPQSLRGDLTKWCQEVQTGVYVGNFSARIRDLIWQRIISNIGQGEATLIYSTNNELGFDFKTTRQDKMVADFDGIPLMVHLNSQNKLSSKKKLGFSKAAQHHKVNTFRSQVQDKADSLTSLAVLDIETTGLNLEKDKIISIGAIKYLENNDCEKFYRLIKVDTEVPDNIEKITQLNKGVLANKGIDIKTALLDLRKFLADRIVVGYNLPFDINFLNRDFKKYCHYSLLNECVDLLSAVKKKNVFLDNYHLSTVLENYNIKNSNPHNSLADAVATMELLKKLIKNDNYKIK
- the cas1e gene encoding type I-E CRISPR-associated endonuclease Cas1e, with translation MKNNYGAKKPERQELGRVSDRISFIYVEHARINRQDSAIQVVDYRGIINIPVALVSVLLLGPGVDVTHRAMELMGDSSLAVVWVGECGVRQYAHGRSLNHSSRLLEAQAKLVSNRRSRLATARQMYEMRFPNEDFSDLTMEELRGKEGSRVRRIYREQSKLTGVSWNKREYKVDNFEDGTPINKALTAAHQALYGLSYSVIVALGASPGLGFIHTGHDLAFVYDFADLYKAKYSIPIAFKMTAKYGNQDIATHTRIAMRDEFKKGKLLAKMVKDLKSLLLKDSTADIESPQVIMSLWDDREGLQKFGVQYHEAQS